One Papaver somniferum cultivar HN1 chromosome 10, ASM357369v1, whole genome shotgun sequence genomic window carries:
- the LOC113319526 gene encoding F-box/LRR-repeat protein At4g14096-like, translating to MDIDGQNLQNNIGEAEEDRISELPDSLLHYILSFLDVKHVVCASVLSKRWKHLWTSIPTLDLQFWDLYGDPPELSEINKFMDFVDRTLLLHDESNIQKFKLNLYNDMDASRVHSWIENVTRRNVQELSLRLYMDFDQCDIPLSIPISLFNSESLTKLKPTASPSMCFPKKIFLPKIKSLTLWNIKFGDGCEQPFSNCLVVEELFLYYCTWVGIRNFCILTPVLKVLEINNELDEEKTGLEDCDLKIHAPSLVSLSYRGCLAKDYEMSSFLTLDKAVVQFVFFDPEARGPEQRMSQAVSKFVQALSHVRFLSLRVENDEVLSVANGFLSNSPRYRNLTTLALYQGATIDKLIFALLRATPNLRKLVFREASVHF from the exons ATGGATATCGATGGTCAAAATTTACAGAACaatattggtgaggcagaagaaGATAGGATTAGCGAATTACCTGACTCACTTCTTCATTATATCCTTTCGTTCCTTGATGTCAAGCATGTTGTTTGTGCTTCTGTGTTATCTAAAAGATGGAAGCACTTATGGACCTCTATCCCCACTCTTGATTTGCAATTCTGGGACCTGTACGGCGACCCCCCTGAGTTATCTGAGATCAATAAATTCATGGATTTTGTGGATAGAACATTGCTTCTTCATGATGAGTCAAATATTCAAAAGTTTAAGCTCAACTTGTACAACGACATGGATGCATCACGGGTTCATTCATGGATCGAAAATGTAACAAGGCGCAATGTCCAAGAACTAAGTCTACGTCTCTATATGGATTTTGATCAATGCGACATAcctttatctattcctatatctCTTTTTAATTCTGAGTCACTGACTAAATTGAAGCCAACTGCAAGTCCTAGCATGTGTTTCccaaaaaaaatcttccttccaaAGATCAAGAGTCTTACACTTTGGAATATCAAATTTGGTGATGGTTGCGAGCAACCCTTTTCCAATTGCCTTGTCGTTGAAGAATTGTTTTTGTATTACTGCACTTGGGTTGGTATAAGGAATTTCTGCATTTTAACTCCGGTACTAAAAGTCTTGGAAATTAACAATGAGTTAGATGAAGAAAAGACGGGTTTAGAAGATTGTGATCTGAAAATTCATGCGCCAAGTCTGGTATCTCTTAGTTATCGGGGTTGTTTGGCAAAGGATTATGAAATGTCCAGTTTTTTAACACTAGATAAAGCAGTAGTTCAGTTTGTTTTCTTTGATCCTGAAGCAAGAGGGCCGGAGCAAAGGATGAGTCAGGCTGTAAGTAAGTTTGTTCAAGCACTTTCACATGTTAGGTTTCTATCATTACGTGTGGAAAACGATGAG GTTCTATCTGTTGCAAACGGTTTTTTAAGCAACTCACCTAGGTATCGTAATTTGACCACGCTGGCGCTGTATCAAGGAGCAACCATAGATAAACTAATATTTGCACTGCTCAGAGCAACACCTAATCTAAGGAAACTTGTATTCCGAGAGGCAAGTGTGCACTTTTGA
- the LOC113317821 gene encoding F-box/LRR-repeat protein At2g29930-like, whose amino-acid sequence MDFVDRTLLLHDESNIQKFKLNLYSDMNASRVHSWIENVTRRNAEELSLDLSIPKGDLPLSIPLSLFNCESLTKLKLTASPSMCFPKKIFFPKLKSLTLWSIKFGDGCWNEQPFSNCLVLEELFLYHCTWFGMTQFCISTPALKVLEINNELDEEETGLEGCDLKIHAPSLVSLSCRRGCVAKDYELSSFSTLDEAVVEFVFSDHESRRPENMSQVVSKFIQALSHVRYLSLHVAKDKVLSVANGFVSNPPTYHNLTALRLRQGATVDTLIFGLLRAAPNLRDLVFVEFDCWSSHDEIEYDETEDLFRHLQSVRFLESFGKERELRWVKLILKNAISLQAMTYGFSFFVSNEKTKESVRSELPSLPRASARCVVKFV is encoded by the exons ATGGATTTTGTGGATAGAACATTACTTCTTCATGATGAGTCAAATATTCAAAAGTTTAAGCTCAACTTGTACTCTGACATGAATGCATCACGGGTTCATTCGTGGATCGAAAATGTAACAAGGCGTAATGCCGAAGAACTAAgcctagatttatctattcctaaaGGTGACCTACCTTTATCTATTCCTCTATCTCTTTTTAATTGTGAATCATTGACTAAATTGAAGCTAACTGCAAGTCCTAGCATGTGTTTCCCCAAAAAAATCTTCTTTCCGAAGCTCAAGAGCCTTACACTGTGGAGTATCAAATTTGGTGATGGTTGCTGGAATGAGCAACCATTTTCCAATTGCCTTGTCCTTGAAGAACTGTTTCTGTATCACTGCACTTGGTTTGGTATGACGCAATTCTGCATTTCCACTCCGGCACTAAAAGTCTTGGAAATTAACAATGAGTTAGATGAAGAAGAGACGGGTTTAGAAGGCTGTGATCTCAAAATTCATGCGCCAAGTCTGGTATCTCTTAGTTGTCGTCGGGGTTGTGTGGCGAAGGATTATGAATTGTCCAGTTTCTCAACACTAGATGAAGCAGTAGTTGAGTTTGTTTTTTCTGATCATGAATCAAGAAGGCCGGAAAACATGAGCCAGGTTGTAAGTAAGTTTATCCAAGCACTTTCACATGTCAGGTATCTGTCATTACATGTGGCAAAAGACAAG GTTCTCTCTGTTGCAAACGGTTTCGTAAGCAACCCACCTACGTATCATAATTTGACCGCGTTGAGGCTGCGTCAAGGAGCAACCGTAGATACACTAATATTTGGATTGCTTAGAGCAGCACCTAATCTGAGGGATCTTGTATTTGTAGAG TTCGATTGTTGGTCTTCTCACGACGAAATAGAATATGATGAAACTGAAGACTTGTTCCGGCACCTCCAGTCAGTTAGGTTCCTGGAATCATTTGGGAAGGAGAGGGAGTTGAGATGGGTGAAATTAATCTTGAAGAATGCAATATCTTTGCAGGCAATGACTTATGGATTTAGTTTCTTCGTTTCCAatgagaaaaccaaagaatcagTTAGATCGGAGTTACCAAGTCTTCCAAGAGCCTCTGCGAGATGTGTGGTTAAGTTTGTCTAA